A single Rubrivivax gelatinosus IL144 DNA region contains:
- a CDS encoding TonB-dependent copper receptor, translating to MSTSQRKTPRASALSLAVLAAFASPSTSFADDEPPLPTEVIVITASPISALTWETDPRLPRQPVPASDGADYLKTVPGFSAVRNGGTNGDPVLRGMFGSRLNVLSNDGAMPGACPARMDNPLSYVSPETYDKLVVVKGPQTVLWGPGASAGTVRFERETPRFDEPGVHATGSLLAGAFGRADAVLDATAGFAQGYARLSANHAQADDYEDGDGKTVPSSWKKWNTDLALGWTPDADTVVEFSAGTGDGEARYAGRGMDGAQFRRQSYGLRLERKNLGPVLKSVKASVYYNLADHVMDNYTLREPNPMSSMPMPMAADVERRTQGGRVAVDWTAAGLALTSGIDALASRHRDRSAMGRGAYRDQPWATDAELRSVGVFTEGSWAIEARQRVVAGLRLDRAEATDKRQTTGMMAMPNPTAGQTRDETLKAGFLRYERELSTLPLGWYAGLGHTERMPDYWELFSADKGPAGAANAFAGLRPEKTTQLDVGAQYRSADWSAWVSAYAGRIADYILFSYGGGGMMGLTSTATNVDANIRGAEAGVELRPTPRWKLGGTLAYAWGENATSGQALPQMPPLEARFSARWDDGRWSFGTLLRAVAAQRRVALDQGNVVGRDLGASAGFVTLALNGGYRFDERLQLTAGVDNLFDRTYSEHLNLAGSADFGYPADPVRIHETGRNVWVKLNLSY from the coding sequence ATGTCCACGTCCCAACGGAAGACGCCGCGTGCGTCTGCCCTGAGCCTGGCCGTCCTGGCCGCTTTCGCCTCACCCAGCACCTCGTTCGCCGACGATGAACCGCCGCTGCCCACCGAGGTCATCGTCATCACCGCTTCGCCGATCTCGGCGCTGACCTGGGAGACCGACCCGCGGCTGCCGCGCCAGCCGGTGCCGGCCAGCGACGGCGCCGACTACCTGAAGACCGTGCCCGGCTTCAGCGCCGTGCGCAACGGCGGCACCAACGGCGACCCGGTGCTGCGCGGCATGTTCGGTTCGCGCCTGAACGTGCTGAGCAACGACGGCGCGATGCCCGGCGCCTGTCCGGCGCGCATGGACAACCCGCTGTCCTACGTCTCGCCCGAGACCTACGACAAGCTGGTCGTCGTCAAGGGCCCGCAGACCGTGCTCTGGGGGCCGGGAGCCTCGGCCGGCACCGTGCGCTTCGAGCGCGAGACGCCGCGTTTCGACGAACCCGGCGTGCACGCCACCGGCAGCCTGCTGGCCGGCGCCTTCGGCCGCGCCGACGCGGTGCTCGACGCCACCGCCGGCTTCGCGCAGGGTTACGCGCGGTTGTCAGCCAACCATGCGCAGGCCGACGACTACGAGGACGGCGACGGCAAGACCGTGCCTTCTTCGTGGAAGAAGTGGAACACCGACCTGGCGCTGGGCTGGACGCCCGACGCCGACACCGTCGTCGAGTTCAGCGCCGGCACCGGCGACGGCGAGGCGCGTTACGCCGGCCGCGGCATGGACGGCGCGCAGTTCCGCCGCCAGAGCTACGGCCTGCGCCTCGAGCGCAAGAACCTCGGCCCGGTGCTGAAGTCCGTCAAGGCGAGCGTCTACTACAACCTCGCTGACCACGTGATGGACAACTACACGCTGCGCGAGCCGAACCCGATGAGCTCGATGCCGATGCCGATGGCCGCCGACGTCGAGCGCCGCACGCAGGGCGGCCGCGTGGCGGTCGACTGGACGGCCGCGGGCCTGGCGCTGACCAGCGGCATCGACGCGCTGGCCAGCCGCCACCGCGACCGCAGCGCGATGGGCCGCGGCGCCTACCGCGACCAGCCCTGGGCCACCGACGCCGAGCTGCGCAGCGTCGGCGTCTTCACCGAGGGCAGCTGGGCGATCGAAGCCCGCCAACGCGTCGTCGCCGGCCTGCGCCTGGACCGCGCCGAAGCCACCGACAAGCGCCAGACCACCGGCATGATGGCGATGCCCAACCCGACGGCCGGCCAGACGCGCGACGAGACGCTGAAGGCCGGTTTCCTGCGCTACGAGCGGGAACTCTCGACGCTGCCGCTGGGCTGGTACGCCGGCCTGGGCCACACCGAGCGCATGCCCGACTACTGGGAGCTGTTCTCGGCCGACAAGGGCCCGGCCGGCGCCGCCAACGCCTTCGCCGGCCTCCGCCCCGAGAAGACGACCCAGCTCGACGTCGGCGCGCAATACCGCAGCGCCGACTGGAGCGCCTGGGTCTCGGCCTACGCCGGCCGCATCGCCGACTACATCCTCTTCAGCTATGGCGGCGGCGGCATGATGGGCCTGACGTCCACCGCCACCAACGTCGACGCCAACATCCGCGGCGCCGAAGCCGGCGTCGAACTGCGGCCGACGCCGCGCTGGAAGCTCGGCGGCACGCTGGCCTACGCCTGGGGCGAGAACGCCACGAGCGGCCAGGCGCTGCCGCAGATGCCGCCGCTGGAGGCGCGGTTCAGCGCCCGCTGGGACGACGGCCGCTGGAGCTTCGGCACGCTGCTGCGCGCCGTCGCGGCGCAGCGCCGCGTCGCGCTCGACCAGGGCAACGTCGTCGGCCGCGACCTGGGCGCGAGCGCCGGCTTCGTGACGCTGGCGCTCAACGGCGGCTACCGCTTCGACGAACGCCTGCAGCTCACGGCCGGCGTCGACAACCTGTTCGACCGGACCTACAGCGAGCACCTGAACCTGGCCGGCAGCGCCGACTTCGGCTACCCCGCCGACCCGGTGCGCATCCACGAAACCGGGCGCAACGTCTGGGTGAAGCTGAACCTCAGCTACTGA